In Oreochromis niloticus isolate F11D_XX linkage group LG5, O_niloticus_UMD_NMBU, whole genome shotgun sequence, a single window of DNA contains:
- the ahcy gene encoding adenosylhomocysteinase → MSEKLPYKVADISLAEWGRKAIDMAENEMPGLMKMREMYGQSKPLKGARIAGCLHMTLQTAVLIETLTALGAEVQWSSCNIFSTQDHAAAAIAKAGIPVYAWKGETDEEYVWCIDQTLYFKDGQPLNMILDDGGDLTNLVHTKYPKLLAGIHGVSEETTTGVHNLYKMLKKGELKIPAINVNDSVTKSKFDNLYGCRESLIDGIKRATDVMIAGKVAVVAGYGDVGKGCVQALRGFGARVIVTEIDPINALQAAMEGYEVTTMDEACKEGNIFVTTTGCEDIILGHHFEQMKDDAIVCNIGHFDCEIDVSWLNKNAAEKINVKPQVDRYRLKNGRHVIILAEGRLVNLGCAMGHPSFVMSNSFTNQVLAQIELWTNTAKYPLGVYFLPKKLDEEVAAAHLDKLGVKLTKLTEKQAKYLGLPTEGPFKPDHYRY, encoded by the exons ATGTCTGAGAAACTTCCCTACAAAGTTG CTGACATCAGCCTGGCTGAATGGGGACGTAAGGCCATCGACATGGCAGAGAACGAGATGCCTGGCCTCATGAAGATGAGGGAGATGTACGGTCAGTCCAAACCTCTAAAGGGAGCCCGTATCGCCGGCTGCCTCCACATGACCCTGCAGACTGCCGTTCTCATCGAGACCCTCACTGCCCTCGGAGCTGAG GTTCAGTGGTCGAGCTGTAACATTTTCTCCACTCAGGATcacgctgctgctgccatcgcCAAGGCTGGCAttccag TATATGCCTGGAAGGGTGAGACAGATGAGGAGTATGTGTGGTGCATTGACCAGACCCTGTACTTCAAAGATGGTCAGCCCCTCAACATGATCCTGGATGATGGAGGAGACCTCACCAACCTGGTCCACACAAAGTACCCTAAATTGCTGGCAG GTATCCATGGCGTGTCGGAGGAGACCACTACAGGTGTCCACAACCTGTACAAGATGTTGAAAAAGGGCGAACTGAAGATCCCTGCCATCAACGTCAATGACTCTGTCACCAAG AGTAAGTTCGATAACCTGTACGGCTGCAGGGAGAGTCTGATCGATGGTATCAAGCGAGCCACAGATGTGATGATTGCTGGTAAAGTTGCAGTAGTGGCAGGTTACGGTGATGTGGGTAAAGGCTGTGTCCAGGCTCTGCGAGGATTCGGTGCTCGTGTCATCGTCACTGAGATTGACCCCATCAACGCCCTTCAGGCTGCTATGGAAG GTTATGAGGTTACAACTATGGATGAGGCCTGTAAGGAAGGAAACATCTTTGTCACCACCACTGGCTGTGAAGACATCATCCTGGGACA CCACTTTGAGCAAATGAAAGACGACGCCATTGTTTGTAATATTGGACACTTTGACTGTGAGATTGACGTCAGCTGGCTCAACAAAAATGCTGCTGAGAAGATCAATGTCAAGCCTCAG GTTGATCGCTATCGTTTGAAGAACGGTCGTCACGTCATTATCCTGGCAGAGGGCAGGCTGGTTAACCTGGGCTGTGCCATGGGACACCCATCATTTGTCATGAGCAACTCCTTCACCAATCAG GTGCTGGCTCAGATTGAGTTGTGGACAAACACTGCGAAGTACCCTCTGGGAGTCTACTTCCTGCCTAAGAAG CTGGATGAGGAGGTGGCAGCTGCCCACCTGGATAAGCTGGGAGTGAAGCTTACCAAGCTGACAGAAAAGCAGGCCAAGTACCTGGGCCTGCCCACCGAGGGACCCTTCAAACCGGACCACTATCGCTATTGA